DNA sequence from the Clostridiales bacterium genome:
CTGTATATTTCCTGTCTCCTAATACAATTGTACTGTTATAGTCTTCTTTTGTGGCTAAAAACTCCTTAGGATCCAACTCACGCGAAATATTTTGTATTTTTGTAGAAAAAGTTTGCACTCCCTCTAATATTTCTTGAAATTTTTTGTTCTTCCACACTATCCTACCATCAATCTCAACAGCAACCATAGGTATAGGCACATCTATCGCTACAGCCTCTTTCTCTAATTTTATTCCCTCTAGCTTCTTTATAACCTCTTTCTTTCTATCTCTTGCAAAATTAATTTCACAATACACAATTAACGCAATAATCATAAGCCCTATAATAAGGCTCTTCCAATCTTTGCCACTGCACAATTTTATCAAAATCAATATAGCAATTATATACACTCTCTTTGATACACTAAGCTTTGGCTTAAATATCATAATCATCTCCGTCCATTCTTATTTGTTTTGAATCCTACACAAGTTCATATGTCTTGATAGCTCTGTTAAATCCCCATAGTATTTTTCAACATCATTTTTTTCTAACAATCCTATCTTTATCTTCTTTTCAATCTTTAGCTCGATCGAGTTATAACTTATACCCAATCTTTTTCCAAGTAAATACGCTATCAAAATAACATTCGCAAGCACATTAGCAATAGAATCATGCACCTCTTCCTTCATTCCATGCGCCAATATTTTAAAAAGATTCGCAACCTCTAACAATAGTTCTCCCTTAAGCCACTCTATTACCTTTATGTTCCTTGTTATGTCTATCTCTTTATCCATTTGTCACACAATTTCCTCTCTTTTTTTTTGCACCCCATATTATTGTACAACAAATGGCTTTTTTTTACAATAGTTATTCAAAATTCCATTTACTATATGGATTTTTAATTAAGTTAACATTATAATATCTGTCATCATAAGTAACTTCATCTCCTACCCATTCTGGTATATCAAACAACTCTTCTTCATTTTCTAGTTCTATCTCGGCGATAATTAATCCTTCATTAGCTCCTATAAAACTATCAACTACCCACTCATGTCCATGATAAAAAATACTATACCTTTTTTTCTCAACTAACAATCCTTCACATAACCGATCCATCATCTCAACAGCGTGTTGCTTTGGTATGGAATACTCATACTCCAATCTTTTAATACCCTCGTTTTTACTCTTAACTGTAATGTATGCACTATCTCCTACAGTCCTTACCCTAACAACCGCATGGCTTGTGGCTGCGATATAGGCTTGTCTATATAGCGTGCCCTTTCGTCCATTTAAAATGGTTGCATCCAATACCAAAAATTTTCTTTCTATCTCATATGGCACAATACCTCAACTCCTATGTTTTTAGACCTAATCCCCTATAAGTCTACAATAAATCTCATCTGCTAACTCTGCAAATTGATTTACACTAAGTGTTTCTCCTCTTTGATTTTCTTTTATACCTAATCTATCCAATATTTCTCTAAATTCGTCCTTCGACATCCCAAATTCCCCAGATGTAGCTAGCGCATTTAAAAGGGTTTTCCTTCTCTTACCAAATGCAGATCGTACTGTTTTTTTGAAAAATTCCTTACTAATAACAGGTACTTTAGGAACCTTATTTACATCCAATTTTACAACTGCAGAATCCACCTTAGGTTTTGGTAAAAAACAATTAGCAGATACAGCAAACAACATGTTTACTGTGGCATAAAAATTAGTCGTAACTGTTAATGCCCCATATTCCTTTGTTCCCTCTTTCGCAGTCATCCTCTGAGCAACTTCTTTTTGGACCATAAATACCATAGAATCAATATCTACTTCCTCCTCTAATAAACTCATTATTATAGGTGTAGTAATATAATAAGGCAAGTTACCTATTATCTTGATACTTTTGACATTCGACATCTCCGCTAATGCAACTACATCTACTTCGAGAAAATCTTCATTTATTACCTCAACATTACCAAACTCACTTAAATTCGCTTGAAGTGGCTCAATCAATCTCTGATCTTTTTCCACTGCAATAACCTTACCGGCTCTTTTTGCTACCTCTCTTGTCATATTCCCAATACCAGGTCCAACTTCAATAACAAGATCATCCTTGGTGATATTCCCTAAATCGACTATCTTTCTTAAGATATTACTATCTACAAGAAAATTTTGTCCCAAAGATTTTGTAAGTTTTAATCCATACTCTTCTATTATTTTTTTGGTGTCACTCATCATGTTATATCATACACCCTCAGTCTAAAATATATACTCTTACATTTCTTCTACCCCAATTTAGGGCATCTACCTTATTTTCATAAAACAGGTCTACTACATTTCCTTTTATTGCCCCACCTGTATCTGCTGCAATTGCAAAACCATAATCAGGGCCTCTGCCAACTGTTTCTATATATAATCTAGTACCAAGAGGAATAACCCTAGGATCAACAGCTACAACACCTCTTTCTGCTTTCATCCCACTAGCTGTTATACCATATCCTTTAGTGCCAGGTCTTTTCCCTGTCTCTTCATATGATGCCGTATAAGCTGATGCCTTCATAGGTATCATCTTTTTATACCTAAATGACCTACCCCTTGAAATTTCTTTCCTAGGTGAAGTACCTACCTCTGTTATCTCATCCACTGGCTTCTTTGTAATAACATTTTTTTCAATATCTCTTGAGACTTCCTTACCATCATGATATGTAATTTGATACGTTATCTCTCTCTCTCCTGGTACTCCCTTTTGTATTACTCGACTTATTAACCTGTCTAAATTAATGTTCTCTTTTTTTCTAGACTTGAATGGAACTTTTTCCATTTTAACTTCCTCTTTCTTAGTAACACGAACAAGATCTATATTAATTCCTTCAGTAATACAATCATTTAAACTATGCCCTCTTACAAAATCAAATTGTTCTAATTTAACATTATCTTCTTCTAATACTTCTTTTATTGTAGCTTTAGTTGTCATCAACGCGTGCGAATTACCATCCACTTTGATTAAAACAGGTAATGCTCGAGTTATTTTTATCTTACCCTCTGGCAATTTTCTAAGCTTAGTAGACGAATCAAAATCTAAAACATCATATTCCCCTAATTTTAAACCAATATCATCCATCAACTCTCCTACTGTCTTTATTTTAGTACTCACTTTAGTAACCTTATCATTATCTAAAATCGTTATCTCTCTTTCCGCATAAAACCCTGTAACCGTAATAGCCACAACCAACAATATCATTGATGTAAACACACTCAATCCATCTATTGAAATATGTTTTCTAATATTTCTCCAAAATGGTCCCATTAAAACTTTCCTCCTAATTTCTTTCGTTAACTGCTATTCTATAATACTATAATATACAGTATAATTTGTCAAATCACTTATCAAAAAAATTTACTATGTTGATATTTCCATAATAATGTTTTAGTATATCGTCAAATTTTTTGCCTCGCTTAGCCATTTCATTAGCTCCCACTTGACAAAGACCCACTCCATGACCACTACCATATACTTTAATTTCTATCTTATTATTTCCTATGTTTAC
Encoded proteins:
- a CDS encoding G5 domain-containing protein → MGPFWRNIRKHISIDGLSVFTSMILLVVAITVTGFYAEREITILDNDKVTKVSTKIKTVGELMDDIGLKLGEYDVLDFDSSTKLRKLPEGKIKITRALPVLIKVDGNSHALMTTKATIKEVLEEDNVKLEQFDFVRGHSLNDCITEGINIDLVRVTKKEEVKMEKVPFKSRKKENINLDRLISRVIQKGVPGEREITYQITYHDGKEVSRDIEKNVITKKPVDEITEVGTSPRKEISRGRSFRYKKMIPMKASAYTASYEETGKRPGTKGYGITASGMKAERGVVAVDPRVIPLGTRLYIETVGRGPDYGFAIAADTGGAIKGNVVDLFYENKVDALNWGRRNVRVYILD
- the rsmA gene encoding 16S rRNA (adenine(1518)-N(6)/adenine(1519)-N(6))-dimethyltransferase RsmA; its protein translation is MMSDTKKIIEEYGLKLTKSLGQNFLVDSNILRKIVDLGNITKDDLVIEVGPGIGNMTREVAKRAGKVIAVEKDQRLIEPLQANLSEFGNVEVINEDFLEVDVVALAEMSNVKSIKIIGNLPYYITTPIIMSLLEEEVDIDSMVFMVQKEVAQRMTAKEGTKEYGALTVTTNFYATVNMLFAVSANCFLPKPKVDSAVVKLDVNKVPKVPVISKEFFKKTVRSAFGKRRKTLLNALATSGEFGMSKDEFREILDRLGIKENQRGETLSVNQFAELADEIYCRLIGD
- a CDS encoding CYTH domain-containing protein, producing MPYEIERKFLVLDATILNGRKGTLYRQAYIAATSHAVVRVRTVGDSAYITVKSKNEGIKRLEYEYSIPKQHAVEMMDRLCEGLLVEKKRYSIFYHGHEWVVDSFIGANEGLIIAEIELENEEELFDIPEWVGDEVTYDDRYYNVNLIKNPYSKWNFE